Proteins from a genomic interval of Narcine bancroftii isolate sNarBan1 chromosome 12, sNarBan1.hap1, whole genome shotgun sequence:
- the LOC138746712 gene encoding cyclin-dependent kinase 5 activator 1-like — MGTVLSLSPSYRKAALLEDGSATVGQYTAVQNSRNSKEKNAKRHSILSALPWKRLVAASAKKKKCKKVNPSHDQNNVAHLNHENLKKSLSCANLSALAQPRAGSRNGASSVKKTPRGPSHSPKRVIVQASTSELLKCLSEFLCRRCYRLKQLSHADPVQWLRGVDRSLLLQGWQDQGFVTPANVVFVYMLCRDVISSEVATEHELQATLLTCLYLSYSYMGNEISYPLKPFLVESCKEAFWDRCLRMIDAMSSKMLQINADPHFFTQVFADLKNESSQEERGRILIGLDR, encoded by the coding sequence ATGGGCACCGTGCTGTCCCTGTCGCCCAGCTACAGGAAGGCGGCTCTCTTGGAAGATGGCTCGGCCACGGTGGGCCAGTACACGGCGGTGCAGAACAGCAGGAACTCCAAGGAGAAGAACGCCAAGCGCCACTCCATCCTGTCGGCGCTGCCCTGGAAGCGCCTCGTGGCCGCCTCCGCCAAGAAGAAGAAGTGCAAGAAGGTGAACCCGAGCCACGACCAGAACAACGTCGCCCACCTCAACCACGAGAACCTGAAGAAGTCCCTGTCGTGCGCCAACCTGTCCGCCTTGGCGCAGCCACGGGCCGGCAGCAGGAACGGCGCCTCGTCGGTCAAGAAGACGCCCCGCGGCCCCTCGCACAGCCCCAAGAGGGTGATCGTGCAGGCGTCCACCAGCGAACTGCTGAAGTGCCTGAGCGAGTTCCTGTGCCGTCGCTGCTACCGCCTCAAGCAGCTGTCGCACGCCGACCCGGTGCAGTGGCTGCGCGGCGTGGACCGCTCGCTGCTTCTCCAAGGCTGGCAGGACCAAGGGTTCGTCACGCCGGCCAACGTGGTCTTTGTTTACATGCTGTGTCGGGACGTGATCTCCTCGGAGGTCGCCACCGAGCACGAACTGCAGGCCACCCTGCTGACCTGCCTCTACCTCTCCTATTCCTACATGGGCAACGAGATCTCCTACCCCCTCAAACCTTTCCTGGTGGAGAGCTGCAAGGAGGCGTTCTGGGACCGCTGTCTCCGCATGATCGACGCCATGAGCTCCAAGATGCTGCAGATCAACGCCGATCCCCATTTCTTCACCCAGGTCTTCGCCGACCTCAAGAACGAGAGCAGCCAGGAGGAGCGCGGCCGGATACTGATCGGCCTGGACCGGTGA